In the genome of Mesorhizobium sp. NBSH29, the window ACCGGCAAAGAGCCGTCCCACCAAAACTGTACAGGCCCCGCAATCGCCCTCCGCGCAGCCTTCCTTGGTGCCGCGCAACGCGCGCTCCAGCCGCAGATAATCCAGCAATGTCGCGTCAGGGGCGACTTCGGAAAGCGACACCGGAACGCCGTTGAGCAAAAAGCGCAATTCGGTGCGAATGGGGGCGTGTCTGGTCAATCGATCAACTTCCGCGATAGGTCGAATAGCTGTAGGGCGAGATCAACAAAGGCACGTGGTAGTGCTTTGCTTCGGCCATGCCGAAGCGGATCGGCACCACGTCGAGAAACGGCGGATCGGCAAGCGCAATGCCCTGCCCACGCAGATAGTCACCGGATTGGAAAACCAGCTCATAGGTGCCAATGGCGAAAGCGTCACCCTCCAGAAGCGGCGCATCGCAGCGCCCGTCATCATTGGTGGAGACCGTCTTGAGATGCGCGCGCTGTTCCCCTTCGAGCCGGTAAAGCGCAATCGAAAGGCCTGCAGCAGGCCTGCCGGTTGCTGTATCCAGTACGTGGGTGGTGAGCTTTCCGCCCGTCATTGACATTCCATCTCCCAGAATTACGCATCCGATTGTGCGCCAAATAAATGCCATGCATAAGTCCTGGCGAAGCCGGAGGCGACAAAAAGACTTTCAAAATTTTTCGTGGGAATGTCCTGCCACCACCTTCGATAGTTTGTCAGGGAAAAGTGGAAGCCGGGTTTCCCGAAAAAACAAGCGAACCAAAAGTGTAAAAATGGCTTCCGGCACTGCGCCGGGCAAGGGAAGTTTGATGCGATACCAACGCGACATGCGCGGCTACGGCGCCAATCCACCCGATCCGCAATGGCCAGGCGGCGCCCATGTCTGTGTTCAGTTCGTCGTCAACTATGAAGAAGGTGGCGAAAACTGCGTCCTGCACGGCGATGCGGCATCCGAAGCTTTCCTGTCCGAGATTGTGGGCGCAGCGCCCTGGGCGGGCAAACGCCATTGGAACATGGAATCGATCTACGAATACGGCGCGCGCGCCGGCTTCTGGCGGCTGCACCGGTTGTTTACCGCAGCCGAAGTGCCGGTCACCGTCTATGGCGTCGCGACTGCGCTTGCGCGTTCACCCGATCAGGTCAGTGCCATGCAAGATGCCGGCTGGGAGATCGCATCGCACGGTCTGAAATGGGTCGACTACCGCGACACGGCGATGGAAGACGAGCGCGCTGATATCGCCGCCACTATTCGACTGCACAGGGAAGTGACCGGCGAGCGCCCGACAGGCTGGTACACCGGCCGCAGTTCCGAAAACACGGTGCGCCTCATCGCTGAGGAGAGCGGCTTTGCCTACGTGTCCGACACCTACGATGACGACCTGCCCTATTGGCTCGACCATGACGGTCACGGCAACCCGATCGCGCCGCAACTGGTCATCCCCTACACACTCGACGCCAATGACATGCGCTTTGCTACCCCCCAGGGCTTCAATTCAGGTGACCAGTTTTTTGCCTATCTGAAAGACGCTTTTGATACCCTCTATGCCGAAGGAAAAACCGGGCGACCCGGCATGATGAACATCGGTCTCCACTGCCGGCTGGTTGGACGACCGGGCCGCGTGGCAGCGCTAAAACGCTTTGTCGACTATGTCAAAAGCCACGACAAGGTCTGGCTGGCACGCCGTATCGACATTGCCAACCACTGGCGCGAGCACCATCCCTACAAGCCTGCAGCGCTGCGCCCCTCGCGCATGGACCGCGCGGCTTTTGTCGATGCTTTTGGCGGAATTTTCGAACACTCACCCTGGATCGCGGACCGCGCTTTCGATCTAGAGCTCGGCCCCGCTCATGACAGCGCTGGCGGCGTGCACAATGCGCTTTGCCGCGCCTTCCGTGCAGCGACAGATGGCGAACGACGCGATGTGCTGAACGCCCACCCGGACCTTGCCGGCAAGCTCGCCCAGGCGAGACGGCTGACCGAGAATTCGTTCCACGAGCAGTCTTCCGCCGGCCTTAATGCGCTGACCGACACTGAAAAGCTGCGCTTCGAGACGCTGAACCGCGCCTATGTCGAGCGCTTCGGGTTTCCCTTCATCATCGCCGTGCGCGACCACGAAAAGGCCGGCATTCTCGCGGCCTTCGAGACCCGCCTCGCCAATGATGAAACGACCGAGTTCGAAACTGCCTGCCGACAGGTCGAGCGCATCGCGCTGTTGCGCCTGCGTCCTCTTTTACCCCTCTAGTGATGAGCCAACACATGACCGGCCGTTCCTATTATTTTCCTGAAGGTGGACTTCCCCCGCAAACCGACCTGTTGACCGGGCGGGCAGTGTTCACCGAAGCCTATGCCGTCATTCCCAAGGGTGTGATGAGCGATATTGTTACCAGCAATCTGCCGCATTGGGAAAAGACGCGGCTGTGGGTGCTGTCGCGCCCGCTGTCAGGCTTTGCCGAGACCTTTTCCCAGTATTTGATGGAAGTGCAGCCGGGCGGCGGCAGCGACACGCCGGAACCAGACGCGGAAGCTGAGACCGCGCTGTTCGTCGTCTCCGGCGAAATCATGGTAACGCTGGAGGGCGCCACCCACATCCTGCACCCGGGCGGCTTTGCCTTCCTGCCGCCGGCGGCACAATGGACCCTTCGGGCCAATAGTGCTGCGCCGGCGCGCTTCCACTGGTTTCGCAAGTACTATGACAAGGTCGACGGCATCGAGACACCGCGTGCCTTCTTCGCCAATGAGAACGACATTGCGCCGACGCCGATGCCCGACACCAACGGCGTCTGGGCCACCACCCGCTTCGTCGACCCCGAGGACCTGTCGCACGACATGCATGTGACCGTGGTGACCTTCGAGCCCGGCGGCGTGATCCCCTTTGCCGAGACCCATGTGATGGAGCACGGGCTCTATGTGCTGGAAGGCAAGGCAGTCTACCGGCTGAACCAGGATTGGGTCGAGGTGGAGGCCGGCGACTATATGTGGCTGCGCGCCTTCTGCCCGCAGGCCTGCTATGCCGGCGGGCCGGGCAAATTCCGCTATCTGCTCTATAAAGACGTCAACCGGCACATGAAGCTTGGAAGGCCGCTCCGATGAGCCGCATTCTGATTGCGCGCACACTCACCCGCGAAAACTTTGCCGAATTCGGCGATGTGCTCGACACCGATGGCCCTGACCCCTTTCCAATTAATGGCGGAAAAACCGAGCGGTATCATGCGCTGGCACAAGCAGAAGCGCAGGGGCCAAATGGGCGGACCATTCTTAGCATTTTTCGCGGCCAGCCCTATACGCTGCCGCTGACGCTCAGCCTGGTCGAGCGCCACCCTTTCGGCAGCCAGGCCTTCATGCCGTTGTCGTCCGATCCGTTCCTCGTGGTGGTGTGCCATGAGGGCGATGACGGACCTGCCGAGCCTCAGGCCTTCATCACGCAACCCGGCCAAGGCGTAAACTTGCCACGCAATCTGTGGCATGGGGTATTAACCCCGCTGGGCAAGGCACAGGATTTCCTCGTCGTGGACCGAGCCGGCGATGGCGTCAATCTCGAAGAATTCCACTTCTCGGAGCCCTTTGAAATTCGGTTGGAGCAAAAGCCGTGATCGATGTTTCTTTGATCGACCGACTGTTCGATGTGATCGAGGAGGACATCATCCCCCTGACGGCCAGAGGTGTCGCGGAGGGCAACAAACTCTTTGGCGCTGCGCTGTTGCGCAAGGACGACCGCTCGCTGGTGATTGCCGAGACCAACAACGAGACTGAAAACCCTCTCTGGCATGGCGAAATGCACTGCCTGAAATGCTTTTACGAAATGCCGAAGGGCGATCGTCCCGAGACAAAAGACTGCATCTTCCTGTCGACCCACGAGCCCTGTTCGCTTTGCCTCTCGGCCATAACTTGGGCCGGATTCGACAATTTCTAC includes:
- the uraH gene encoding hydroxyisourate hydrolase; the protein is MSMTGGKLTTHVLDTATGRPAAGLSIALYRLEGEQRAHLKTVSTNDDGRCDAPLLEGDAFAIGTYELVFQSGDYLRGQGIALADPPFLDVVPIRFGMAEAKHYHVPLLISPYSYSTYRGS
- the puuE gene encoding allantoinase PuuE, with protein sequence MRYQRDMRGYGANPPDPQWPGGAHVCVQFVVNYEEGGENCVLHGDAASEAFLSEIVGAAPWAGKRHWNMESIYEYGARAGFWRLHRLFTAAEVPVTVYGVATALARSPDQVSAMQDAGWEIASHGLKWVDYRDTAMEDERADIAATIRLHREVTGERPTGWYTGRSSENTVRLIAEESGFAYVSDTYDDDLPYWLDHDGHGNPIAPQLVIPYTLDANDMRFATPQGFNSGDQFFAYLKDAFDTLYAEGKTGRPGMMNIGLHCRLVGRPGRVAALKRFVDYVKSHDKVWLARRIDIANHWREHHPYKPAALRPSRMDRAAFVDAFGGIFEHSPWIADRAFDLELGPAHDSAGGVHNALCRAFRAATDGERRDVLNAHPDLAGKLAQARRLTENSFHEQSSAGLNALTDTEKLRFETLNRAYVERFGFPFIIAVRDHEKAGILAAFETRLANDETTEFETACRQVERIALLRLRPLLPL
- a CDS encoding bifunctional allantoicase/(S)-ureidoglycine aminohydrolase; this encodes MTGRSYYFPEGGLPPQTDLLTGRAVFTEAYAVIPKGVMSDIVTSNLPHWEKTRLWVLSRPLSGFAETFSQYLMEVQPGGGSDTPEPDAEAETALFVVSGEIMVTLEGATHILHPGGFAFLPPAAQWTLRANSAAPARFHWFRKYYDKVDGIETPRAFFANENDIAPTPMPDTNGVWATTRFVDPEDLSHDMHVTVVTFEPGGVIPFAETHVMEHGLYVLEGKAVYRLNQDWVEVEAGDYMWLRAFCPQACYAGGPGKFRYLLYKDVNRHMKLGRPLR
- a CDS encoding ureidoglycolate lyase, coding for MSRILIARTLTRENFAEFGDVLDTDGPDPFPINGGKTERYHALAQAEAQGPNGRTILSIFRGQPYTLPLTLSLVERHPFGSQAFMPLSSDPFLVVVCHEGDDGPAEPQAFITQPGQGVNLPRNLWHGVLTPLGKAQDFLVVDRAGDGVNLEEFHFSEPFEIRLEQKP
- a CDS encoding nucleoside deaminase; translation: MIDVSLIDRLFDVIEEDIIPLTARGVAEGNKLFGAALLRKDDRSLVIAETNNETENPLWHGEMHCLKCFYEMPKGDRPETKDCIFLSTHEPCSLCLSAITWAGFDNFYYLFSHEDSRDSFAIPHDLKILKEVFTLEPGGYNAENAYWQSFGLRRLVKALPEPDRSRLEARTDAIASHYNALSETYQQSKDENDIPLN